The region ACCATGCCCCCGATTTGGAACCCACCCCAGAGTATCTCGCCTTTTACTTTTGGTTGCGCCATGTCTTTGGAGCAGATGCGATTGTCCATGTGGGCAAGCACGGCAATCTCGAATGGCTCCCGGGCAAGGGGATTGCCCTCAGTGAGGCCTGTTTCCCTGAAATTGCCCTTGGCCCTGTGCCCCACTTTTACCCCTTTATCGTCAATGACCCCGGTGAAGGCGCCCAGGCCAAACGCCGTGCCCAAGCGGTGATTTTGGATCATCTGACCCCGCCCCTCACCCGTGCCGAGCTGTACGGTGGCCTAGAGACCCTCAGCCACTACATTGAGGAATACTACGCCGCTGAGCAGTTCGATCGCCCCCGTTTGACTGTGCTGCGGCAGCAGATTGAAGCCCTGGTCAAAGAACTCGATCTCGATCAAGAAATTAGCGCTCCCAATCCTGAGGAAACTTGGACCGCATGGCTAGCGCGCACCGATGGCTACCTCTGTGATCTGCGGGATGCCCAAATCCGCGATGGCCTGCATATTCTTGGCCAATGCCCCCAAGGACGACAGTTGCGGGATCTAATTCTTGCCATTGCCCGCAGTCCCAGTGACCAGCATAGGGGTCTCACTCGGGCTCTAGCACAGGATCAAGGGGTGGATTTAGACCCCCTCACCGCTGATCCAACCGCCCCCAGTCCTGTCCTCGGCTATCGCTCCGTGGGCCAGTGGCAAAATGCCCTCGAAGAAACTGCGGCAACACTGGTGGAGGGTTTATTGCGGGGCACCCCCAATCTCCCCGGTGGCAGTGCAACTCAGCAGGTACTGGATTGGATTCGCACGGTTCTCTACCCTGCCCTGCAACAGACCCGCCAAGAAATTGACCACTTTCTCCATGGCCTCAATGGTGGCTATGTTCCCAGTGGGGCTGCGGGTGCCCCTAGTCGCGGTCGTCCCGATGTCTTACCCACGGGCCGGAATTTCTATGCCGTGGATCTGCGATCGGTGCCCACAGAGGCTGCATGGGCCTTGGCGGAGCGATCAGCGGCGGCACTGATCGAACGCTATTGTCAAGAGCAGGGGGACTTTCCCCGTACCCTTGGTCTGTCGGTGTGGGGCACAGCAACAATGCGTACAGGGGGCGACGATATTGCCCAAGCCCTTGCCCTTTTGGGAGTGCGACCGGTCTGGGAAGGCGCCTCACGACGGGTGGTGGATTTAGAGGTGATTCCCCTGTCGCTGTTGGGACGACCGCGTGTGGATGTTATGCTGCGGATTTCTGGCTTTTTCCGCGATGCTTTTCCCAACCTCATTGCCCTCTTTGATGAGGCGGTGCAGCGGGTGAGCCAGTTGGATGAACCCCCCGATCAAAATCCCTTAGCGGCCCAAGTGGCCAAAGAAACGGCCTATTGGCAACAACAGGGTCTCTCCTTGGATCAAGCTCAGCAACGGGCACGCTTTCGCATCTTTGGTTCCAAACCCGGTGCCTATGGTGCGGGACTCCAAGGACTCATCGAAGCCCAAAACTGGCGGGGGGATGAGGATCTTGCCCGCGCCTACATCCACTGGAGTAGCTATGCCTACACCGGGGCAGCCCACAGCCACAATGCAGCGGAAGCCCTAGAGCAGCGGCTCAGTCAACTGCAAGTGGTGCTGCAAAACCAAGACAACCGCGAGCACGATCTGTTGGATTCCGATGATTATTACCAGTTTCAGGGGGGCTTGACCGTTGCGGTGCGATCGCGCTCAGGGCAGCAGCCCACGGTTTACTTTGGCGATCACTCACGGCCAGAGCAGCCGAAAATTCGCACTCTACAGGAGGAACTGTTGCGGGTCTATCGCTCCCGCGTCGTTAATCCCAAATGGCTAACAGGTGTCAAGCGTCATGGCTACAAAGGCGCCTTCGAAATGGCAGCCACGGTAGATTATCTTTTTGGCTATGCCGCTACGGCTCGCTGTGTACCCGATTATGTGTTTACAGGCATTGCCCAAACCTATTTGCTGGATAGCGAAATGCAGGCCTTTGTGGCGCACCATAATCCTTGGGCACTGCGGGACATGGCTGAGCGACTCCTGGAAGCTGCCCAACGCCAACTGTGGCAGCCACCTGATCCCCAGATGTTAGACCGCCTGCGATCGCTCGCCCTCGAGGCCGAAGGTTTAATTGAGGGCAACAGTGCCCCCTAGTACAGCAAAATCAAGCGCAGCACCCGCGCGACCGCTGCCACCAAGCAGACAGTCACCAACTGCCCCGGCAAGGCAAAAAGCGAATACTGCTCTAGTAGCTCCACCAAGGGGTGACTCAACTGCCCGGCAAGAGCCAGAGCACCGAGGTAGAGGGCACCGCAGACATGAATGAGCACCAGTCCCCCTAGGCTGCTCAAGGCAAGCCATTCTAAACTGACCCGTTTTTGGGGACGAAAGGCCAGCCAACCACAGACCCAGGCCCCCGGCACAAAACCCAAGAGGTACCCGAATGTTGGTTCACGCCAATAGTCTAGGCCGCCCCCTTGGGAAAAAACCTGAAACCCACTCAGCCCCAGAATCAAATAGGCCACCTGTGAGAGAGCTGCGGCTTGCCGTCCTCCCATACAGCCGACAAAAAGAACAGCGGCCACCTGGTAGGAGACCGGTAACGGGTGCACTGGAACCGCTGCCCAGGAGGTGGGTAAAACAACCTGCCCTTCCTCGTTGAAAAAGTTGGGCAAGGCGATCGCCGCTTCCATGAACGTTCCGGCAACGGTTAGGAGGAGGCCTAAAATCGCCCACAAAAATTCATCAAGGGGTGACAAGTCGTTTCTCAAAAGCGCTGCAACACATTCGGTGGGACTGAGGGGGTCGGACTCGTATAGCGAAATGTGAGATCTGTATCTCCCATCATGATAATGTCCCCATGGTGCAATACCCGCTCATCCGATAGGGGAGTACCGTTAAGCAATGTGCAATTGCGACTATTGTTGTCACGGATTAGGTACACTAGTGCATTGCCACGAGGCCGCAGTTCAATGGTTGCCTGATGTCGGGAAACATAGGGGTCATGAATAATAATGTCACAGTCACTGGCGCGGCCAATTTTCCAGAACGCTTTTCCTGAAAGGTGATACTTGCCTACCGCCGTGCCTTGGGAGTGCACAATCAGCCATGCTTGTTTGTCAAGGTCTGGAAAGCACGTCATAAAAGTTGACCACAGATACTTTTACTTTTATCATACGTACTCCATCCGTAGTTTTGCAGGTGGCTGAGATTCTGAAAACCTATGGAAATTCGAGATGAAATGCTTTTGATCTGCAGATGTCAATTTCAGTATTTTTACGGATAGCAAAAGGTTAGGGAGTGTGTTTAGATAGGGCTAGGCGAAAATTATTTCAAGTAAAAAAGTTTTTGGAGCAAGGCGTTCACACATCGATTAGATTCACAATCAGATCCATACATAAATTAGACAAGATGGCTTAGTAGTTTTTTACTTGCTTTAACTAGTTTCTTATAGGTTTCCTATGAGCAAGGGCGTTTCAGCTTCTTTGACCCAGATTAAAAATCAGGTTGTACCAGCTCAGCAACTGAAGCTACGGCGATCGCTCCTTGCTAATCTGTTAGTTTTCGCAGCCGGGTGTGGCATCCTTGCCTTTGCAGTCTTGTTTCTCTACC is a window of Thermosynechococcus vestitus BP-1 DNA encoding:
- the cobN gene encoding cobaltochelatase subunit CobN, with protein sequence MHRILTLNDLTVATDNSNVAFLQQSSAPIVILTGADTDIALLAQAYHQLPKDFPPLRLANLLHLQAAAAIDDYGDRVLAKADVVVIRLLGGRGYWSYGLEVAQQMVSDRGGQLILLPGDDRPDLELMSLSSWPLAQVDRLWQYFCEGGQENIQWALEFIGHYGCGWGAPPRPPQRIPRWGTYPISGQIPKDWPQVGILFYRAHYLAGNTAVIEALAQALMQRQLAPVAVFVSSLQDPEIQRGLLAAWQGKVELILNTTGFAIAKASEVDLWQQLDVPVLQVILSSSTYETWQQQPQGLTPRDLAMHVVLPEVDGRIITRAVSFKAVSQIQPEVETAVTTYAPVGDRLDWVSDLAANWLKLRRKAPAERRIALILANYPCRDGRLANGVGLDTPNSTVELLKALQAAGYDLGPDPLPRDGDALIQHLSRYRTNDPEGNHWRLPRYTLSLDTYQHYFRNLPRAVQTAINQRWPAPTSDLPIAGDCWGNIFVGIQPSRGYDRDPSLNYHAPDLEPTPEYLAFYFWLRHVFGADAIVHVGKHGNLEWLPGKGIALSEACFPEIALGPVPHFYPFIVNDPGEGAQAKRRAQAVILDHLTPPLTRAELYGGLETLSHYIEEYYAAEQFDRPRLTVLRQQIEALVKELDLDQEISAPNPEETWTAWLARTDGYLCDLRDAQIRDGLHILGQCPQGRQLRDLILAIARSPSDQHRGLTRALAQDQGVDLDPLTADPTAPSPVLGYRSVGQWQNALEETAATLVEGLLRGTPNLPGGSATQQVLDWIRTVLYPALQQTRQEIDHFLHGLNGGYVPSGAAGAPSRGRPDVLPTGRNFYAVDLRSVPTEAAWALAERSAAALIERYCQEQGDFPRTLGLSVWGTATMRTGGDDIAQALALLGVRPVWEGASRRVVDLEVIPLSLLGRPRVDVMLRISGFFRDAFPNLIALFDEAVQRVSQLDEPPDQNPLAAQVAKETAYWQQQGLSLDQAQQRARFRIFGSKPGAYGAGLQGLIEAQNWRGDEDLARAYIHWSSYAYTGAAHSHNAAEALEQRLSQLQVVLQNQDNREHDLLDSDDYYQFQGGLTVAVRSRSGQQPTVYFGDHSRPEQPKIRTLQEELLRVYRSRVVNPKWLTGVKRHGYKGAFEMAATVDYLFGYAATARCVPDYVFTGIAQTYLLDSEMQAFVAHHNPWALRDMAERLLEAAQRQLWQPPDPQMLDRLRSLALEAEGLIEGNSAP
- a CDS encoding biotin transporter BioY, coding for MSPLDEFLWAILGLLLTVAGTFMEAAIALPNFFNEEGQVVLPTSWAAVPVHPLPVSYQVAAVLFVGCMGGRQAAALSQVAYLILGLSGFQVFSQGGGLDYWREPTFGYLLGFVPGAWVCGWLAFRPQKRVSLEWLALSSLGGLVLIHVCGALYLGALALAGQLSHPLVELLEQYSLFALPGQLVTVCLVAAVARVLRLILLY
- a CDS encoding FHA domain-containing protein, producing the protein MTCFPDLDKQAWLIVHSQGTAVGKYHLSGKAFWKIGRASDCDIIIHDPYVSRHQATIELRPRGNALVYLIRDNNSRNCTLLNGTPLSDERVLHHGDIIMMGDTDLTFRYTSPTPSVPPNVLQRF